In Mycolicibacterium alvei, a single window of DNA contains:
- a CDS encoding ABC transporter permease subunit (The N-terminal region of this protein, as described by TIGR01726, is a three transmembrane segment that identifies a subfamily of ABC transporter permease subunits, which specificities that include histidine, arginine, glutamine, glutamate, L-cystine (sic), the opines (in Agrobacterium) octopine and nopaline, etc.), with the protein MRSRRIPLLGLLLIVAVLLAACGSKTGNTDEPLSSAGVLRVGTEGVYSPFSYHDPATGQLVGYDVDIARAVGDKLGVRVEFVETPWDSIFAALEANQFDVVANEVTITPERQAKYDLSQPYSVGEGVIVTRAGDTSITTLADLKGKVAAENATSNWSEIARAAGARVEAVEGFTQAIKLLNQGRVDVVVNDSIAVYAYLAETDDTSVKIAGTVGEKSEQGFAARKDSGLLPELNTALDELRADGTLAAISQKYLKTNASGAPADRAATARSTWQLIADNLWPLAKAALTMTIPLTIISFAIGLVIALGVALARLSPNVVLSNIARFYISVIRGTPLLVQLFIVFFALPEFGVKIDPFPAAVIAFSLNVGGYAAEIIRSAIQSIPKGQWEAAETIGLNYAGTLRRIILPQAARVAVPPLSNTLISLVKDTSLASTILVTELLRQAQIIAAPTFEFFALYGTAAIYYWVICLVLSFGQSRLERRLERHVAR; encoded by the coding sequence GTGCGCTCCCGACGAATTCCACTGCTGGGGCTCCTGCTGATCGTCGCGGTGCTGCTGGCCGCGTGCGGGTCGAAGACCGGCAATACCGACGAACCGCTGAGTTCGGCCGGTGTGCTGCGGGTCGGCACCGAAGGTGTGTACTCCCCTTTCAGCTACCACGACCCCGCCACGGGCCAACTCGTCGGCTACGACGTCGACATCGCCCGCGCGGTCGGCGACAAACTCGGCGTCCGAGTCGAATTCGTCGAAACACCGTGGGATTCGATCTTCGCCGCACTCGAGGCCAACCAGTTCGACGTGGTGGCCAACGAGGTCACGATCACGCCCGAACGGCAAGCCAAATACGATCTCTCCCAGCCTTACTCGGTCGGCGAGGGGGTGATCGTCACCCGCGCTGGCGACACGTCCATCACGACACTCGCGGATCTGAAGGGCAAGGTCGCCGCCGAGAACGCCACCAGCAACTGGTCGGAGATCGCGCGGGCGGCTGGCGCCCGTGTCGAAGCGGTCGAGGGGTTCACCCAGGCGATCAAGCTCCTCAACCAGGGGCGGGTCGACGTCGTGGTCAACGACAGCATCGCCGTCTACGCCTATCTGGCCGAGACCGACGACACGTCGGTGAAGATCGCTGGCACGGTGGGCGAGAAGAGCGAACAGGGCTTCGCCGCGCGCAAGGACAGCGGCCTGCTGCCCGAACTGAACACCGCACTCGACGAGTTGCGGGCCGACGGCACACTGGCCGCCATCTCACAGAAATACCTCAAGACCAACGCGTCCGGGGCTCCCGCCGACCGTGCGGCCACCGCACGATCTACCTGGCAACTCATCGCCGACAACCTGTGGCCGTTGGCCAAAGCCGCACTGACCATGACCATTCCGCTGACGATCATCAGCTTCGCCATCGGGCTCGTGATCGCGCTGGGCGTAGCGCTGGCCAGGCTTTCGCCGAATGTGGTGCTGAGCAACATCGCCCGGTTCTACATCTCGGTCATCCGCGGTACACCGCTGCTGGTGCAGTTGTTCATCGTATTCTTCGCGCTGCCCGAGTTCGGGGTGAAGATCGACCCCTTCCCGGCCGCGGTGATCGCATTCAGCCTCAACGTCGGCGGTTATGCGGCCGAGATCATCCGTTCGGCGATCCAGAGCATCCCGAAGGGGCAGTGGGAGGCCGCCGAGACGATCGGACTGAATTACGCCGGCACGCTGCGGCGCATCATCCTGCCGCAGGCCGCCCGGGTCGCGGTGCCGCCGCTGTCGAACACCTTGATCTCACTGGTCAAAGACACGTCACTGGCCTCGACGATCCTGGTGACCGAACTGCTGCGACAGGCCCAGATCATCGCGGCGCCGACGTTCGAGTTCTTCGCTCTCTACGGCACCGCCGCGATCTACTACTGGGTGATCTGCCTGGTCCTGTCGTTCGGCCAGAGTCGCCTGGAACGCCGACTGGAAAGGCATGTCGCGCGATGA
- the gluQRS gene encoding tRNA glutamyl-Q(34) synthetase GluQRS, with translation MSLTPAGRFAPSPSADLHIGNLRTAVLAWLFARSTGRRFLLRVEDLDDRTFPEIGHRQVADLAAIGLTWDEPAQWQTGHQDRYDAVISGLFEHGLLYECYCSRRDIAQAPRAPHAPEGAYPGTCRGLTDAERDQRRAETGRPPALRLRTDTFVGTVTDLLHGSYTGIIDDFVVRRGDGVPAYNLAVVVDDAAGGVDQVVRGDDLLPSSPRQAYLARLLGHPEPIYAHVPLVLNQDGARLAKRDGAVTLAEIGVDRALEQISVSLGWPPLSVAGMLDRFDPAHLPRRPWIYQPG, from the coding sequence GTGAGCCTGACCCCCGCCGGGCGGTTCGCGCCGAGCCCGTCGGCCGACCTGCACATCGGCAACCTGCGCACCGCGGTGCTGGCGTGGTTGTTCGCCCGGTCCACCGGGCGGCGGTTCCTGCTGCGGGTCGAGGATCTGGACGACCGGACGTTTCCCGAGATCGGGCACCGTCAGGTGGCGGATCTGGCCGCGATCGGATTGACCTGGGATGAGCCGGCGCAGTGGCAGACGGGACACCAGGACCGCTACGACGCCGTGATCAGCGGGTTGTTCGAGCATGGACTCCTGTACGAATGCTATTGCAGCCGAAGAGATATCGCCCAGGCTCCGCGTGCCCCGCACGCCCCCGAAGGCGCGTACCCGGGCACCTGCCGGGGTCTCACCGACGCCGAACGCGACCAGCGGCGCGCCGAAACCGGCCGTCCACCCGCGTTGCGGCTGCGCACCGACACCTTCGTCGGCACCGTCACCGACCTACTGCACGGCAGCTACACCGGGATCATCGACGACTTCGTGGTGCGCCGCGGCGACGGCGTGCCCGCCTACAACCTGGCCGTGGTGGTCGATGACGCCGCCGGCGGTGTCGACCAGGTGGTTCGCGGGGACGACCTGCTGCCGTCCTCACCCCGTCAGGCCTATCTGGCCCGCCTGCTCGGCCACCCGGAGCCGATCTACGCCCACGTTCCGCTGGTGCTCAACCAAGACGGCGCCCGGCTCGCCAAACGCGACGGGGCGGTTACCCTGGCCGAAATCGGCGTCGACCGGGCACTGGAGCAGATCAGCGTGTCGTTGGGGTGGCCGCCGCTCAGCGTTGCCGGAATGCTGGACCGGTTCGATCCGGCACACCTGCCGCGCCGGCCGTGGATATATCAGCCGGGCTGA
- a CDS encoding carboxylesterase family protein — translation MRDRHITGGTIQVENQDGLVRARGVRYGTAKRFAVAEPAAGWSGVRDATQPGPACPQRPSRLGWVTGDVLDGLSTSENCLVLSVTAPADAHRLPVMVWFHGGAYVAGSGESAKYDTASLARSGNVVVVNVSYRLGIFGYLAPPGAGEDNLGLRDQILALRWVHDNIAAFGGDPANVTAFGQSAGAHSVMSLMLCRDAVGLFHRAILQSAPLELDAGRDEMAQAMGVAMTTSLAGADPAEASLDQLLAAEGAAVAAAQGFGLLGALAFAPRLGRTPLPAPADVSAAVADAAGRIELLIGYTKDDAAPFVAMDRRGARLNRVPVLGRLAVRAGSSMLTRRAFSGPAARLAEAWRTHGGRVGTFRFDWAPDHAPLGACHCMELPFLLGSPRAWADAPMLGPQRAIDNQLSTEIRTRWAQFAHHGIDSLPAPALRLG, via the coding sequence GTGCGGGATCGACACATCACCGGCGGCACGATCCAGGTCGAGAACCAAGACGGGCTGGTGCGTGCCCGAGGCGTGCGGTACGGCACCGCCAAACGATTCGCCGTCGCCGAACCGGCCGCGGGCTGGTCGGGGGTTCGGGATGCGACGCAGCCGGGTCCGGCCTGTCCGCAACGGCCGTCGCGGCTGGGCTGGGTGACCGGGGACGTGCTCGACGGCCTGTCGACGAGTGAGAACTGTCTGGTGTTGTCGGTCACCGCTCCGGCCGATGCGCACCGGCTGCCGGTCATGGTGTGGTTCCACGGCGGCGCCTACGTGGCGGGCAGTGGTGAATCCGCCAAGTACGACACCGCCTCGCTGGCTCGCTCCGGCAACGTCGTGGTGGTCAACGTGAGCTACCGGCTCGGCATCTTCGGTTATCTGGCGCCACCCGGGGCGGGCGAGGACAACCTGGGTCTGCGCGATCAGATCCTGGCGCTGCGCTGGGTACACGACAACATCGCCGCATTCGGGGGCGATCCGGCCAACGTCACTGCGTTCGGGCAGTCGGCGGGCGCGCATTCGGTCATGTCGCTCATGTTGTGCCGGGACGCGGTCGGGCTGTTCCACCGCGCGATCCTGCAGAGCGCTCCGCTCGAGTTGGATGCCGGGCGTGACGAGATGGCGCAGGCCATGGGGGTGGCGATGACCACCTCGCTGGCCGGTGCGGATCCGGCCGAGGCGAGCCTGGACCAGTTGCTCGCCGCGGAAGGCGCCGCGGTCGCTGCCGCGCAGGGCTTCGGTCTGCTCGGCGCGTTGGCGTTCGCGCCGAGACTCGGCCGCACACCGCTACCGGCACCGGCCGATGTTTCGGCGGCCGTCGCGGACGCCGCAGGTCGTATCGAGCTGCTCATCGGCTACACCAAGGACGACGCCGCGCCGTTCGTGGCAATGGACCGCAGGGGGGCCAGGCTCAACCGGGTGCCCGTCCTCGGACGTCTCGCGGTACGGGCGGGTTCGTCGATGCTGACCAGGCGGGCTTTCAGTGGCCCCGCCGCGCGGCTGGCCGAAGCCTGGCGGACCCACGGTGGCCGGGTCGGCACCTTTCGTTTCGACTGGGCACCCGACCATGCCCCGCTGGGCGCCTGTCATTGCATGGAGCTGCCGTTCCTGCTCGGCTCACCCCGAGCCTGGGCCGATGCCCCGATGCTCGGCCCGCAGCGAGCGATCGACAACCAGCTCTCCACCGAGATACGCACTCGCTGGGCACAATTCGCCCATCACGGCATCGACTCGCTGCCCGCACCGGCGCTGCGGCTCGGCTAG
- a CDS encoding AAA family ATPase, whose translation MADMGAGSPLRGRAGECAALRSLVSGGRSGGSAVLVVRGEAGVGKTALLDYLIGQAPGFRVTQVAGVESDMELAFAGLHQLCAPLLDHLDKLPEPQRDALSVAFGRGVGPVPDRFLVGLAVLSLLASAADDKPLLCVVDDAQWLDQVSVQTLGFVARRLLAEPVVVVFAVRDGHHGADVLPGLPELQVEGLADSDARDLLDSVMLGRVDARVRDRVIAETRGNPLALLEVPRNVPAAELAGGFWLGSARLSVGQVEEGFVRRIRSLPDDTRLLVLLAAADPLGDPMLFSRAAGHLGIQVDALAPAETAGVIEYGVRMRFHHPLVRSAAYRAADAADRREVHRALAAVTDPELDPDRRAWHAANAAVGPDDAVAAELEASAWRAQGRGGIAAGATFLERSAILSADPALRGSRAIAAAGAKREAAAPEAAYELLSLAELSPLTELQHARVERLRAQMEFTRSRGGLPGAPPVRNAAALLLEAAKRLENLDDELARETYIEAMAAAVFASRNQPEALVEAAEAARAAVAGVAEPSRPIDFLLIGVTKLVTEGLSAAVDHLRAALDLWCEHARHRDATALHWLGLAFPVVQESVAGELWDDVLMEGLATAMIGYARATGALALLPPAIAYQAGVHVQDGEFVTAARLMEEADAISAAIGHHPMKYHKVELAAWRGDLAEASDLIEAGMAEGTAKGEGRLLGVSGYAAAVLYNGLGRYEEALAAARKACEYHDLGFYGWCLLELTESAAHVGERDVAEDAVRRLEAGAGASGTDWGLGTFAGARAMLADGTEADALYNESIERLGRTRVGVQLARTHLRYGEWLRRQKQRASAREHLGTAYEMFTEMGAQAFAERARRELTATGEKVRKQRLTSGDELTAQEAQIAQLARDGLTNQEIGAQLFISTHTVEWHLRKVFVKLGVRSRRQLRSVSWTG comes from the coding sequence ATCGCGGATATGGGCGCAGGTTCACCGCTACGCGGCCGAGCCGGCGAATGTGCGGCACTTCGATCCCTGGTATCCGGTGGGCGGTCGGGCGGCAGCGCGGTGCTGGTGGTGCGCGGTGAGGCGGGTGTCGGTAAGACGGCGCTGCTCGATTACCTCATCGGACAGGCACCGGGGTTCCGGGTGACCCAGGTGGCCGGGGTCGAGTCCGACATGGAACTCGCGTTCGCCGGGCTGCATCAGCTGTGCGCACCGCTCCTGGATCACCTCGACAAGCTGCCCGAGCCGCAGCGCGACGCGCTCTCGGTGGCCTTCGGCCGGGGCGTCGGCCCGGTGCCGGACCGATTTCTGGTCGGCCTTGCGGTGCTGAGTCTGCTGGCCTCCGCCGCCGATGACAAGCCGCTGCTGTGTGTGGTCGACGATGCGCAATGGCTCGATCAGGTGTCGGTGCAGACCCTCGGCTTCGTCGCACGGCGGTTGTTGGCCGAACCGGTGGTTGTGGTGTTCGCCGTCCGCGACGGTCACCATGGCGCCGACGTCCTGCCCGGCCTGCCCGAGCTGCAAGTCGAGGGCCTCGCGGACAGCGACGCCAGGGACCTGTTGGATTCGGTGATGCTGGGCCGGGTCGACGCACGGGTCCGCGACCGCGTGATCGCCGAAACCCGCGGAAACCCACTGGCACTGCTGGAGGTGCCGCGTAATGTGCCTGCGGCAGAGCTGGCCGGGGGTTTCTGGCTCGGCTCGGCGCGACTGTCGGTGGGGCAGGTCGAGGAAGGGTTCGTCCGCCGGATCCGGTCGCTGCCGGACGATACCCGGCTGCTGGTGTTGCTCGCCGCGGCCGACCCGCTCGGCGACCCGATGCTGTTCTCCCGTGCGGCAGGGCATTTGGGGATACAGGTGGACGCGCTGGCACCGGCCGAGACCGCCGGGGTGATCGAGTACGGGGTGCGCATGCGCTTTCACCACCCCCTGGTTCGGTCGGCTGCCTACCGGGCAGCTGACGCGGCCGACCGCCGGGAGGTGCACCGAGCGTTGGCTGCGGTCACCGATCCCGAGCTCGATCCGGATCGCCGGGCCTGGCACGCCGCCAACGCCGCGGTCGGTCCCGACGATGCGGTGGCCGCCGAACTGGAAGCCTCGGCATGGCGTGCCCAGGGTCGAGGTGGAATCGCCGCCGGGGCGACCTTCCTCGAGCGGTCGGCGATCCTGTCCGCCGATCCGGCCCTGCGCGGTTCCCGGGCGATCGCCGCCGCCGGGGCCAAACGTGAGGCGGCGGCGCCCGAGGCCGCCTACGAGCTGCTCTCCCTGGCTGAACTGAGCCCATTGACCGAACTGCAGCACGCCCGGGTGGAGCGGCTGCGCGCGCAGATGGAGTTCACCCGCAGCCGCGGTGGTCTGCCGGGCGCGCCTCCGGTCCGGAACGCCGCCGCGCTGTTGTTGGAGGCGGCCAAGCGACTAGAGAATCTCGACGACGAGCTGGCCCGGGAGACCTACATCGAGGCGATGGCCGCCGCGGTGTTCGCTTCACGCAACCAGCCGGAGGCGCTGGTGGAGGCCGCGGAGGCGGCGCGTGCTGCGGTGGCGGGTGTCGCGGAGCCGTCGCGGCCCATCGACTTCCTGCTCATCGGCGTGACGAAGTTGGTCACCGAGGGACTGTCCGCCGCGGTCGATCACCTGCGTGCTGCGCTCGACCTGTGGTGTGAGCACGCCCGACACCGTGACGCCACGGCGTTGCACTGGCTGGGATTGGCGTTCCCCGTCGTGCAGGAATCCGTCGCAGGCGAGCTGTGGGACGACGTCCTGATGGAAGGTCTGGCCACCGCCATGATCGGCTACGCCCGCGCCACCGGTGCGCTGGCGCTGCTGCCGCCGGCGATCGCCTACCAGGCCGGGGTGCATGTGCAGGACGGCGAGTTCGTCACGGCAGCAAGGCTTATGGAAGAGGCCGATGCGATCTCGGCGGCCATCGGTCACCACCCGATGAAGTACCACAAGGTGGAACTTGCCGCCTGGCGCGGCGACCTGGCCGAAGCGAGCGACCTGATCGAGGCCGGTATGGCCGAGGGAACGGCCAAGGGCGAGGGCCGGTTGCTGGGTGTCTCCGGGTATGCCGCCGCAGTGCTCTACAACGGTCTGGGCCGGTACGAGGAGGCGTTGGCGGCAGCCCGGAAGGCTTGCGAATACCACGATCTCGGGTTCTACGGTTGGTGTCTGCTCGAGTTGACCGAGTCCGCTGCGCACGTCGGTGAGCGGGACGTGGCCGAGGATGCCGTGCGCCGGCTGGAGGCGGGCGCGGGTGCCAGCGGAACCGATTGGGGACTGGGCACATTCGCCGGCGCGCGGGCCATGCTGGCCGACGGTACCGAGGCCGATGCGCTGTACAACGAGTCCATCGAGCGACTGGGGCGCACCCGGGTCGGGGTGCAGCTGGCGCGGACCCATCTGCGCTACGGGGAATGGTTGCGTCGCCAGAAACAACGCGCGAGCGCGCGTGAACACCTCGGCACGGCCTACGAGATGTTCACCGAAATGGGGGCGCAGGCCTTCGCCGAACGTGCCCGGCGTGAGCTGACCGCGACGGGTGAGAAGGTACGCAAGCAGCGGTTGACCTCCGGCGACGAGCTGACGGCGCAGGAAGCTCAGATCGCTCAACTGGCCCGCGACGGACTGACCAATCAGGAGATCGGCGCACAGCTCTTCATCAGCACCCACACCGTGGAATGGCACCTGCGCAAGGTGTTCGTCAAGCTCGGAGTCCGGTCCCGTCGCCAGCTGCGGTCAGTTTCCTGGACCGGCTGA
- a CDS encoding ATP-dependent DNA ligase, with protein sequence MEPVDLPVVPPIEPMLAKAQVKVPDEAGVWSYEPKWDGFRALVFRDGDEVTLQSRSGKELGRYFPELLAALRDELADRCVLDGEVVVPREIDGRVRLNWESLSQRIHPAESRVRMLAEQTPAHFIGFDALADGDRSLLAEPFRMRREALIEAVKATQWCHVTRTTTDPQLGAQWLQTFEGAGLDGVIAKKLDGHYLPGKREMVKVKHHRDADCVAIGYRIHKSGEGIGSILLGLYRPDGELQMVGGAASFSVKDRLKLLADLEPLRVGDEVRDGDPSRWNSAADKRWIPVRPELVCEVAYDQMEGNTVQGQRFRHAVKFMRWRPDREPDSCTFDQLDVPLNYDLYDVLEGDS encoded by the coding sequence ATGGAGCCCGTGGACCTACCCGTAGTGCCGCCGATCGAACCGATGCTCGCCAAAGCCCAGGTGAAAGTGCCCGATGAGGCCGGTGTCTGGTCGTATGAACCGAAATGGGACGGCTTCCGGGCGTTGGTGTTCCGCGACGGTGATGAGGTGACGCTGCAATCGCGCAGCGGAAAGGAACTCGGGCGCTACTTCCCCGAACTGCTCGCTGCGCTGCGCGACGAACTCGCCGACCGCTGCGTCCTCGATGGTGAAGTGGTGGTGCCCCGCGAGATCGACGGCCGGGTCCGGCTGAACTGGGAGTCGTTGTCGCAGCGCATCCATCCTGCCGAGTCGCGGGTACGGATGCTGGCCGAGCAGACCCCGGCACACTTCATCGGATTCGATGCCCTGGCCGACGGTGACCGGTCGCTGCTCGCCGAGCCGTTCCGGATGCGTCGGGAGGCGCTGATCGAGGCCGTCAAGGCCACGCAGTGGTGCCACGTCACGCGAACCACCACCGATCCCCAACTGGGTGCCCAGTGGTTGCAGACCTTCGAGGGGGCCGGGCTCGACGGCGTGATCGCCAAGAAGCTCGACGGGCACTACCTGCCCGGCAAGCGGGAGATGGTCAAGGTCAAACACCACCGCGATGCCGACTGCGTGGCCATCGGCTACCGCATCCACAAGAGCGGGGAGGGCATCGGCTCGATCCTGCTCGGCCTCTACCGCCCCGACGGTGAGCTGCAGATGGTGGGTGGTGCAGCCTCGTTCAGCGTGAAGGACCGGCTCAAGCTGCTGGCCGACCTGGAGCCGCTGCGCGTGGGCGATGAAGTCCGCGACGGCGACCCGAGCCGCTGGAACTCGGCCGCCGACAAGCGCTGGATCCCGGTGCGCCCGGAGCTCGTGTGTGAGGTGGCGTATGACCAGATGGAGGGCAACACCGTGCAGGGTCAGCGCTTCCGGCATGCGGTGAAGTTCATGCGCTGGCGCCCGGACCGGGAACCGGACAGCTGCACGTTCGACCAGCTCGACGTGCCGTTGAACTACGACCTGTACGACGTCCTTGAGGGAGACAGCTGA
- the ligD gene encoding non-homologous end-joining DNA ligase — translation MPTPATELDVDGIKVRFTNPDKVYYPKLGAAGTKGKLMEYYLHVADRMVTLLKDRPTHLQRFPDGIEGEEIYQKRVPQKHPDYLETCVVTFPSGRTADALKVTHPASIAWAAQMGTITLHPWQVRCPDTEHPDELRIDLDPQPGTGFAEAAAVACDVLKPLLDELGLVGYPKTSGGRGVHIFLRIATDWDFIAVRRAGIALAREVERRAPDAVTTSWWKEERGERLFIDYNQNARDRTFASAYSARKTPIATVSTPLSWAELRDANPDDYTIVTVPDFLAGREDPWADIDSKKQSLQPLLDLVAADEERGLGDLPYPPNYPKMPGEPPRVQPSKKVAENWDEYGNPK, via the coding sequence ATGCCAACGCCCGCAACCGAACTCGACGTCGACGGGATCAAGGTCCGCTTCACCAACCCGGACAAGGTGTACTACCCGAAGCTCGGCGCGGCCGGGACCAAGGGCAAGTTGATGGAGTACTACCTGCACGTCGCCGATCGCATGGTGACGCTGTTGAAGGACCGGCCCACACATTTGCAGCGCTTCCCCGACGGCATCGAGGGTGAGGAGATCTACCAGAAGCGGGTACCGCAGAAGCATCCCGACTACCTGGAGACCTGCGTCGTCACCTTCCCGTCCGGCCGAACCGCCGACGCGCTCAAGGTGACCCACCCGGCGTCGATCGCATGGGCCGCGCAGATGGGCACGATCACGTTGCATCCCTGGCAGGTTCGCTGCCCGGACACCGAACATCCCGATGAGCTGCGCATCGATCTGGACCCGCAACCGGGCACGGGTTTCGCCGAGGCTGCCGCGGTGGCCTGCGATGTGCTCAAGCCACTGCTCGACGAGCTCGGCCTGGTCGGCTATCCCAAGACCTCCGGGGGCCGCGGTGTGCACATCTTTCTGCGGATCGCGACCGACTGGGACTTCATCGCGGTGCGCCGGGCCGGGATCGCGCTGGCCCGGGAAGTCGAACGCCGTGCCCCCGACGCGGTGACCACGTCGTGGTGGAAGGAAGAGCGGGGCGAGCGGTTGTTCATCGACTACAACCAGAACGCCCGTGACCGCACGTTCGCCTCGGCGTATTCGGCGCGCAAAACCCCGATTGCCACCGTCTCGACGCCGTTGAGCTGGGCGGAGCTGCGCGACGCCAACCCTGACGACTACACGATCGTCACCGTGCCGGATTTCCTTGCCGGACGGGAGGATCCGTGGGCGGACATCGACTCGAAGAAGCAGTCGCTGCAACCACTGCTGGATCTGGTGGCCGCCGACGAGGAACGTGGCCTCGGAGACCTGCCCTATCCGCCCAACTATCCCAAGATGCCGGGTGAGCCGCCGCGGGTGCAGCCCAGCAAGAAGGTCGCGGAGAACTGGGACGAGTACGGCAACCCGAAGTAG
- a CDS encoding TetR/AcrR family transcriptional regulator, giving the protein MAERKGTPGSLTADDWVQAGYALLASDGMRALKIERLCEQIGATRGSFYWHFTDMKGYRAALVASWNAFLEQDRRSLAQVEHLPPRERLSQMMQQLLSPRHWTLERAMREWARSDDVAAANVRAADHRVQVAVTKAYLDYGFSPEDAALRGQATFAAGIGMLHLMDSAETLTTADRYERFLDLMLGS; this is encoded by the coding sequence ATGGCCGAACGCAAGGGCACGCCCGGCAGCTTGACCGCAGACGACTGGGTGCAGGCCGGGTATGCCCTGCTGGCTTCCGACGGGATGCGGGCGCTGAAGATCGAGCGCCTCTGCGAGCAGATCGGCGCGACCCGGGGCAGCTTCTACTGGCACTTCACCGACATGAAGGGCTATCGGGCTGCCCTGGTCGCGTCGTGGAATGCGTTCCTGGAGCAGGACCGCCGCTCACTGGCCCAAGTCGAGCACCTGCCGCCGCGCGAGCGACTGTCGCAGATGATGCAGCAGCTGCTCAGCCCGCGGCACTGGACGTTGGAGCGGGCCATGCGGGAGTGGGCACGCTCCGACGACGTCGCCGCAGCCAATGTGCGTGCGGCCGACCATCGCGTTCAGGTCGCGGTCACCAAGGCGTATCTCGACTACGGGTTCAGCCCGGAGGACGCCGCGCTACGCGGCCAGGCCACCTTCGCAGCGGGCATCGGCATGCTTCACCTGATGGATTCTGCCGAGACCCTGACCACCGCCGACCGCTACGAGCGTTTTCTGGATCTGATGCTGGGGAGCTGA
- a CDS encoding GreA/GreB family elongation factor has product MTVSQRIWLSPQAYERLQVELSTLRDLIATEAASDSDENEVAVQRARQARIQHIHDILLYAVVGENPADDGVAEPGMVLTVRYDQSGEIETFLLGVRGAEYGDLEVYSVNSPLGEAIVGARPGEHRSYPVPSGEAVPVTLISAVPFGMHVPTAG; this is encoded by the coding sequence ATGACTGTCAGCCAACGTATTTGGTTATCGCCACAGGCCTACGAGCGCCTGCAGGTCGAGTTGTCGACGCTGCGTGATCTGATCGCGACCGAAGCAGCGTCCGACTCCGACGAGAACGAGGTGGCCGTCCAGCGCGCCCGCCAGGCCCGCATCCAGCACATCCACGACATACTGCTGTACGCCGTGGTCGGCGAGAATCCGGCCGACGACGGGGTGGCCGAGCCGGGCATGGTGCTCACCGTGCGCTATGACCAGTCCGGCGAGATCGAGACCTTCCTGTTGGGGGTCCGCGGCGCCGAATACGGTGATCTGGAGGTCTATTCGGTGAACTCACCGTTGGGCGAGGCCATCGTCGGCGCGCGTCCCGGCGAGCACCGCAGCTACCCGGTGCCCAGCGGCGAGGCTGTGCCGGTCACCCTGATCAGCGCGGTGCCGTTCGGGATGCACGTGCCAACCGCGGGGTAA